One Pseudomonas abieticivorans genomic region harbors:
- a CDS encoding substrate-binding domain-containing protein → MNALFKTCTATALLAGIAFSTQALAEELKVMTSGGFTAAYKVLGPQFAQQHGDTLDTILGPSMGKSAEAIPNRLARGEKADVVIMVGYALDDLIKQGKILPGSRVELADSRIGLVVKAGDPKPAIGTVDEFKATLLKAKSVAYSDSASGVYVQNEMFKKLGIEDQLKPKATMVPRVPVAGVIAHGDYQLGLQQVSEILPIEGATYVGKIPESVQSVTRFAAGIPVGAEHPDEARALLAYLASSQVQKDVQATGLDSVPAK, encoded by the coding sequence ATGAACGCATTGTTCAAGACCTGCACCGCCACCGCCCTGTTGGCGGGCATCGCCTTCAGTACCCAGGCGTTGGCCGAAGAGCTGAAAGTGATGACCTCGGGCGGCTTCACCGCCGCCTACAAAGTGCTGGGGCCGCAGTTCGCCCAGCAACACGGCGACACCCTGGACACCATCCTTGGGCCGTCGATGGGCAAGTCCGCCGAAGCCATCCCCAACCGCCTGGCGCGAGGGGAAAAGGCTGATGTGGTCATCATGGTCGGCTACGCCCTGGACGACCTGATCAAACAGGGCAAGATCCTGCCGGGCTCACGAGTGGAACTGGCCGATTCGCGCATTGGCCTGGTGGTGAAAGCCGGCGATCCGAAACCTGCAATCGGCACCGTGGACGAATTCAAGGCCACCTTGCTCAAGGCCAAGTCGGTGGCCTACTCCGACAGCGCCAGCGGCGTGTACGTGCAGAACGAGATGTTCAAGAAGCTAGGCATCGAAGACCAACTCAAACCCAAAGCCACCATGGTGCCGCGCGTGCCGGTGGCCGGGGTGATTGCCCATGGTGATTACCAGTTGGGCTTGCAGCAGGTCAGCGAAATCCTGCCGATCGAAGGCGCAACCTACGTGGGCAAGATCCCGGAGTCGGTGCAATCGGTCACCCGCTTTGCCGCGGGGATCCCGGTAGGGGCCGAGCACCCGGATGAGGCGCGCGCGTTGCTTGCGTATTTGGCCTCCTCGCAGGTGCAGAAGGATGTGCAGGCGACGGGGTTGGATTCGGTGCCGGCCAAGTAG
- a CDS encoding LysR family transcriptional regulator, whose amino-acid sequence MSINFDLNDLQAFRAVVEKGSFRKAAEAISISQPALSRRIEKLESALGVRLFDRTTRRVSLTMVGRAFAPSAERLLNDLDLALLGISDVASTRLGHVTVACVPSAAYYFMPSVVARYHRLYPRIRIKVLDASARDVQEAVVSGEADVGLSFLGNLQAELEFELLLQEHYVAACRRDHPLAGRASVSWEQYYTFDHISVDKTSGNRAVLDLALRHITPAQPSICETRHVTTMLGLVEAGLGIAAVPSMAMPGAGHQLLTSVPLVEPQVVRSVGLIKRRGRALTPAALELERLIVEMKMPLAVG is encoded by the coding sequence ATGAGCATCAACTTCGACCTCAACGACCTCCAGGCCTTTCGCGCCGTGGTGGAGAAGGGCAGTTTTCGCAAGGCTGCCGAGGCCATCAGCATTTCGCAACCGGCCCTGAGCCGGCGCATCGAAAAACTCGAAAGTGCCCTGGGCGTGCGCCTGTTCGACCGCACCACCCGGCGGGTCAGCCTGACCATGGTGGGCCGCGCGTTCGCGCCCAGTGCCGAGCGCTTGCTCAACGACCTGGACCTGGCTTTGCTAGGCATCAGCGATGTGGCATCGACCCGGCTGGGGCATGTCACGGTGGCGTGCGTGCCGTCGGCTGCCTACTACTTCATGCCCAGCGTGGTGGCGCGTTATCACCGGTTGTACCCGCGCATTCGCATCAAGGTGCTCGATGCCAGTGCCCGTGACGTGCAAGAGGCGGTGGTGAGCGGTGAGGCCGACGTGGGCTTGAGCTTTCTGGGCAACCTGCAGGCGGAGCTGGAATTCGAGCTGTTGCTGCAAGAACACTACGTGGCCGCCTGCCGTCGCGACCACCCGTTGGCAGGGCGCGCCAGCGTGAGTTGGGAGCAGTACTACACCTTTGATCACATCAGCGTCGACAAAACCTCGGGCAACCGCGCGGTGCTCGACCTGGCGCTGCGCCACATCACCCCGGCGCAGCCGAGCATCTGCGAGACGCGGCACGTGACCACGATGCTCGGCTTGGTGGAGGCGGGGTTGGGGATTGCGGCGGTACCGTCGATGGCAATGCCTGGCGCCGGGCACCAGTTGCTCACCAGTGTGCCGTTGGTGGAGCCGCAAGTAGTGCGCAGCGTGGGCCTGATCAAGCGCCGAGGGCGTGCGCTGACGCCGGCGGCGCTGGAGTTGGAGCGCTTGATCGTGGAGATGAAGATGCCGTTGGCGGTGGGGTGA